A window of Proteus columbae contains these coding sequences:
- the trmD gene encoding tRNA (guanosine(37)-N1)-methyltransferase TrmD, whose product MWIGVISLFPEMFRSITEYGVTGRAVKHGLLNVECWNPRDFTYDRHNTVDDRPYGGGPGMLMMVQPLREAIHQAKAAAGDGAKVIYLSPQGRKLDQQGVCELATNEKLILVCGRYEGIDERVIQTEIDEEWSVGDYVLSGGELPAMIMIDAVARFVPGVLGHAASAKEDSFAEGLLDHPHYTRPEVLDGMEVPAVLLSGNHAHINRWRMKQSLGRTWLRRPELLESLALTDEQRVLLTEFQQEHLSGTAE is encoded by the coding sequence ATGTGGATTGGGGTAATTAGCCTATTTCCAGAAATGTTCCGCTCTATAACCGAGTACGGGGTGACTGGTCGGGCAGTGAAGCATGGTCTGCTTAATGTAGAATGTTGGAATCCCCGAGATTTTACATACGACAGACACAATACCGTTGATGATCGTCCTTATGGCGGTGGTCCTGGTATGTTGATGATGGTACAACCTTTAAGGGAAGCCATTCATCAAGCGAAAGCTGCGGCAGGTGATGGAGCAAAGGTGATTTATTTATCACCTCAGGGACGCAAACTCGATCAACAAGGAGTTTGTGAACTGGCAACAAATGAGAAGTTAATTCTGGTTTGTGGTCGGTATGAAGGTATAGACGAGCGTGTCATTCAGACTGAAATCGATGAAGAGTGGTCTGTAGGTGATTACGTATTAAGTGGTGGGGAATTACCTGCCATGATAATGATAGATGCAGTAGCGCGCTTTGTACCGGGTGTTCTCGGACATGCAGCCTCTGCGAAAGAAGATTCTTTTGCTGAAGGTTTACTGGATCATCCTCACTATACTCGCCCAGAGGTTTTAGATGGTATGGAAGTTCCGGCAGTTTTACTGTCAGGCAACCATGCTCATATTAATCGCTGGCGCATGAAGCAATCACTGGGTCGAACCTGGCTAAGAAGACCTGAGCTTCTGGAAAGCCTAGCTCTGACTGACGAGCAAAGAGTGCTGTTAACAGAGTTCCAACAGGAACA